In Vicia villosa cultivar HV-30 ecotype Madison, WI unplaced genomic scaffold, Vvil1.0 ctg.000098F_1_1, whole genome shotgun sequence, the following proteins share a genomic window:
- the LOC131624036 gene encoding protein THYLAKOID FORMATION1, chloroplastic-like, with the protein MAAVTSSFSLSTLTQSSSQRKLTFSSTRFFSSDSDAVRFRLSLSPHCVGVRSSNSVSKMVVRCSSSVSDPPPTVSETKLNFLKAYKRPIPSIYNSVLQELIVQQHLMRYKKSYRYDPVFALGFVTVYDQLMDGYPSDEDRNAIFQAYINALKEDPEQYRVDAQKLEEWARAQNSTSLIDFSSREGEVEGILKDIAERAGGKGDFSYSRFFAVGLFRLLELANAMEPTILEKLCASLNINKRSVDRDLDVYRNLLSKLVQAKELLKEYIDREKKKREERTEPQKTNEAITK; encoded by the exons ATGGCCGCCGTAACTTCTTCCTTCTCTCTCTCAACACTCActcaatcatcttctcaaaggaAACTCACCTTTTCTTCCACTCGCTTTTTTAGTTCCGATTCAGATGCCGTTCGCTTTCGTTTGAGCTTGTCGCCTCACTGTGTTGGAGTTCGAAGTTCCAATTCCGTTTCCAAAATGGTCGTTCGGTGCTCCTCTTCAGTGTCAG ACCCTCCTCCAACTGTTTCTGAGACAAAGTTAAATTTTCTCAAGGCATATAAGCGGCCAATACCTAGTATCTACAACTCCGTGCTTCAAGAGCTAATTGTGCAGCAACATCTGATGAGATACAAGAAGTCATACCGCTATGATCCTGTATTTGCACTTGGCTTTGTTACTGTATATGATCAACTCATGGATGGGTATCCTAGTGATGAGGACAGAAATGCCATCTTCCAAGCATACATTAATGCATTGAAGGAAGATCCAGAACAATACAG AGTAGATGCACAGAAGTTGGAAGAGTGGGCTCGTGCTCAAAATTCGACTTCCCTTATTGACTTTTCATCCAGGGAAGGAGAAGTTGAGGGGATTTTAAAGGATATTGCAGAAAGAGCAGGTGGAAAGGGAGATTTCAGTTATAGTCGTTTCTTTGCAGTAGGCCTTTTTCGCCTTCTTGAGTTGGCAAATGCAATGGAACCGACAATTTTGGAAAAG CTTTGTGCGTCTTTGAATATCAACAAAAGAAGTGTGGATCGGGACTTGGACGTGTATCGCAATCTGCTTTCTAAGTTGGTTCAAGCTAAAGAGCTGCTAAAGGAATATATTGACAG ggaaaagaagaaaagagaagaaaggACTGAACCACAAAAGACTAATGAGGCCATTACAAAATGA
- the LOC131624035 gene encoding diacylglycerol kinase 5-like: MTAEFLSNFKIPDYILVPDSSKVQKFHECDPVVPDCPVLVFINSKSGGQLGGDLLLTYRALLNEKQVFDLGEQPPDKALRTIYANLESLKKRGDQFAIKIMERLKLIVAGGDGTAGWLLGVVCDLKLSHPPAIATVPLGTGNNLPFAFGWGKKNPGTDQRSVEAFLDQVMKAKEMKIDNWHILMRMKTPKEGSCDPIPPLELPHSLHAFHRVSEADELNMDGYLTFRGGFWNYFSMGMDAQVSYAFHSERKMNPEKFKNQLVNQTTYAKLGCTQGWFFAPLIHPASRNIAQLTKVKFMQKPGQWQDLYIPPSIRSIVCLNLPSFSGGFNPWGTPNRKKQHDRELTPPYVDDGLIEVVGFRNAWHGLVLLAPKGHGTRLAQAHRIRFEFCKGGADHTFMRMDGEPWKQPLPVDDDTVVVEISHHGQVNMLATHICKSQSMYDPSSPYHDNEEDDSDGEIEEDSLAEEFRKFGAADTFRIPDEVDISELS; the protein is encoded by the exons ATGACTGCTGAGTTCTTGAGCAACTTTAAGATTCCTGATTACATTCTTGTACCGGACTCCTCCAAGGTTCAGAAATTTCATGAATGTGATCCGGTCGTGCCCGACTGTCCTGTCTTGGTTTTTATTAACTCCAAGAGTGGTGGTCAGCTTGGAGGTGACCTTTTATTAACCTACCGGGCACTTCTTAATGAAAAACAG GTCTTTGATTTGGGGGAACAACCTCCCGATAAGGCGCTAAGAACAATCTATGCTAATTTGGAAAGCCTCAAGAAAAGGGGTGATCAATTTGCTATCAAGATCATGGAGAGGTTGAAGTTAATT GTTGCAGGGGGTGATGGAACAGCGGGCTGGCTACTTGGAGTTGTTTGTGATCTCAAATTATCCCATCCGCCGGCAATTGCTACTGTTCCCTTGGGCACTGGGAATAATCTACCTTTTGCATTTGGTTGG GGGAAGAAGAACCCGGGGACAGATCAACGCTCAGTTGAGGCATTTTTAGATCAAGTCATGAAAGCCAAGGAAATGAAAATAGACAA CTGGCATATTCTTATGAGGATGAAAACTCCAAAAGAAGGTTCCTGTGATCCAATTCCGCCTCTTGAGCTGCCACATTCTCTGCATGCCTTCCACCGTGTATCTGAAGCAGATGAACTTAATATG GATGGTTACCTCACTTTTCGTGGCGGATTTTGGAATTACTTCAGCATGG GAATGGATGCTCAAGTATCTTACGCATTTCATTCTGAACGAAAGATGAATCCTGAAAAGTTCAAAAACCAGCTGGTGAATCAG ACTACGTATGCTAAGCTTGGATGCACACAAGGATGGTTTTTTGCCCCTTTAATCCATCCTGCTTCCAG GAACATAGCACAACTTACAAAAGTAAAGTTCATGCAAAAACCTGGTCAATGGCAAGACCTATACATACCTCCCAG CATCAGGTCAATTGTATGTCTTAACTTGCCAAGCTTTTCTGGTGGATTCAATCCATGGGGTACACCGAACAGGAAGAAGCAACACGAT AGAGAATTGACACCACCATATGTGGATGATGGCCTTATAGAAGTCGTTGGTTTTAGAAATGCATGGCACGGGCTTGTTTTGCTTGCTCCAAAAGGACATGGTACTCGTCTTGCTCAG GCGCATAGAATCCGATTTGAGTTTTGCAAAGGTGGAGCAGATCATACATTCATGAGGATGGATGGTGAACCTTGGAAACAACCTCTTCCTGTTGACGATGATACCGTTGTGGTAGAGATTTCTCACCACGGTCAGGTTAACATGCTTGCCACTCATATTTGCAAGTCTCAAAGCATGTATGATCCATCGTCGCCATACCACGATAATGAAGAAGATGACAGTGATGGAGAAATAGAAGAAGACTCTTTAGCAGAAGAATTTCGGAAGTTTGGTGCAGCAGATACATTTAGAATCCCAGATGAGGTTGATATTTCTGAACTTAGTTAG